Proteins encoded by one window of Enterococcus saccharolyticus subsp. saccharolyticus:
- a CDS encoding pyruvate carboxylase, giving the protein MKKILVANRGEIAIRVFRACVELKIKTVAIYAEEDEYSVHRFKADEAYLVGKGKRPIDAYLDIEDIIRVAKESGAEAIHPGYGFLSENLEFSKRCEEEGIIFIGPTPHHLDIFGDKIKAKEAAIAAGIQSIPGSNGPVETVEGVLEFANNHGYPVMIKAALGGGGRGMRVAHDEKEARDGYERAKSEAKAAFGSDEVYVEKYIGNPKHIEVQILGDSHGNVVHLFERDCSVQRRHQKVVEVAPCVSLNDEQRAAICNAAVQLMKHVNYVNAGTVEFLVENDKFYFIEVNPRVQVEHTITEMITDIDIVTTQILIAQGKNLHTEIGIPTQENITFKGAAIQCRVTTEDPLNGFMPDTGKIDTYRSPGGFGVRLDVGNAYAGAVVTPYFDSLLVKVCTHGSTFQQAINKMERCLKEFRIRGVETNIPFMRNVVRHPQFRSGDAKTIFIDTTPELFEFPRTRDRGNKTMKYIGEITVNGFPGIEKQQKRFFDEPRMPKKLERVENLVTAKNILDTKGADGVVEWIKEQKNVLLTDTTFRDAHQSLLATRVRTHDLEKIASKTEEAIPQLFSSEMWGGATFDVAYRFLTEDPWERLRILRKKMPNTLLQMLFRGSNAVGYSNYPDNVLVEFINEAAHQGIDVFRIFDSLNWIPQMEKSIQAVRDAGKIAEATICYTGDINDPSRAKYSMQYYKDMAKELQALGAHTIAIKDMAGLLKPQASYRLISELKDTVDVPIHLHTHDTSGNGIITYSAAVTAGVDIVDVAMSAMSSNTSQPSMSSLYYALVNGKRVPDINIENVQELNHYWEDVRMYYQPFESGLNVPQTEVYMHEMPGGQYSNLQQQAKAVGLGDRWDEIKKMYHTVNMMFGDIVKVTPSSKVVGDMALFMVQNDLTEEDVYERGESISFPESVITFFQGELGQPTGGFPEKLQKIIIKDRPAYTERPGALAKPVDFEEVKAELAELIGYEPQHDEVLSYLMYPEIFLAYRKAYDQFADIKVLDTPTFFNGMRPGEKINVEIEKGKNLIIRLDEIGDADIEGNRTLFFNLNGQRREITVKDTSIKSTVVAKRKAEPTNKEQIGATMSGSVLQVLVKKGDQVKRGDTLLVTEAMKMETSIEARFDGTVDHVYVTEGEPISSGDLLIEVAEK; this is encoded by the coding sequence ATGAAAAAAATTCTTGTTGCGAACCGTGGAGAAATCGCGATTCGAGTATTTCGAGCGTGTGTAGAATTAAAAATAAAAACAGTAGCAATCTATGCAGAGGAAGATGAATATTCTGTTCATCGTTTTAAAGCAGATGAAGCGTATTTAGTCGGTAAAGGCAAACGCCCAATTGATGCTTACTTAGATATTGAAGATATTATTCGTGTTGCAAAAGAATCAGGCGCTGAAGCGATTCATCCAGGTTATGGTTTCTTATCAGAAAACCTAGAATTTTCTAAACGTTGTGAAGAAGAGGGAATTATTTTCATTGGCCCTACACCACATCATTTAGATATTTTTGGGGATAAAATTAAAGCCAAAGAGGCAGCGATTGCAGCAGGTATTCAATCCATTCCTGGGTCAAATGGTCCAGTTGAAACCGTTGAAGGTGTTTTAGAATTCGCCAATAATCATGGCTATCCAGTTATGATTAAAGCAGCTCTTGGCGGAGGCGGACGCGGAATGCGTGTGGCTCATGATGAAAAAGAAGCACGTGATGGTTATGAACGTGCGAAAAGTGAAGCGAAAGCAGCTTTTGGTAGTGATGAAGTATATGTTGAAAAATATATCGGTAATCCAAAGCATATCGAAGTACAAATTTTAGGGGACTCTCATGGAAATGTTGTTCACTTATTTGAGCGCGATTGCTCGGTTCAACGTCGTCACCAAAAAGTTGTAGAAGTTGCTCCATGTGTCTCCTTAAATGATGAACAACGTGCGGCAATCTGTAATGCAGCGGTTCAATTGATGAAACATGTCAATTATGTGAATGCTGGAACAGTGGAATTCTTAGTAGAAAATGATAAATTCTATTTCATCGAAGTAAACCCACGTGTCCAAGTAGAGCATACAATTACAGAAATGATTACAGATATTGATATTGTAACTACACAAATTTTAATTGCGCAAGGCAAAAACTTGCATACAGAAATCGGTATTCCAACGCAAGAAAATATTACATTTAAAGGTGCAGCCATTCAATGTCGTGTCACAACAGAAGATCCATTGAACGGTTTTATGCCGGATACAGGTAAAATTGATACGTATCGTTCACCAGGTGGTTTTGGTGTGCGTTTAGATGTGGGAAATGCATACGCTGGTGCGGTTGTAACACCTTACTTTGACTCTTTATTAGTAAAAGTATGTACACATGGTTCCACTTTCCAACAAGCAATTAATAAAATGGAACGTTGCTTGAAAGAATTCCGTATCCGTGGTGTGGAAACAAATATTCCATTTATGCGTAATGTTGTTCGTCATCCTCAATTCCGTTCCGGTGATGCAAAAACGATTTTCATCGATACAACACCAGAACTGTTTGAATTCCCACGTACTCGTGACCGCGGAAATAAAACAATGAAATACATTGGTGAAATCACAGTCAATGGTTTCCCTGGTATCGAGAAACAACAAAAACGTTTCTTTGATGAACCACGTATGCCGAAAAAATTAGAGCGCGTTGAAAACTTAGTAACGGCTAAAAACATCTTGGATACAAAAGGTGCAGATGGCGTTGTTGAGTGGATTAAAGAACAAAAAAATGTCTTGTTGACAGATACAACGTTCCGTGATGCGCATCAAAGTTTATTGGCAACACGTGTACGTACCCATGATTTAGAAAAAATTGCTAGCAAAACAGAAGAAGCAATTCCACAATTATTCTCAAGTGAGATGTGGGGTGGCGCGACATTTGACGTAGCTTATCGTTTCTTAACAGAAGATCCATGGGAAAGATTACGTATTTTACGTAAAAAAATGCCAAATACATTGCTACAAATGTTGTTCCGTGGTTCAAATGCTGTAGGTTACTCAAATTATCCAGATAACGTGTTAGTTGAATTTATCAATGAAGCAGCACATCAAGGAATTGATGTCTTCCGTATCTTTGATAGCTTGAACTGGATTCCACAAATGGAGAAAAGTATTCAAGCTGTTCGCGATGCTGGAAAAATTGCTGAAGCAACCATTTGTTATACAGGAGATATTAATGATCCTTCTAGAGCGAAATATTCAATGCAATACTACAAAGATATGGCAAAAGAGTTACAAGCGCTAGGTGCACATACAATTGCTATTAAAGATATGGCAGGATTGTTAAAACCTCAAGCTTCTTATCGTTTAATTAGTGAATTAAAAGATACAGTCGATGTACCGATTCACTTGCATACGCATGATACAAGCGGAAATGGGATTATCACTTACTCTGCAGCTGTAACAGCCGGTGTTGATATTGTTGACGTGGCAATGAGTGCGATGAGTAGTAATACTAGTCAGCCAAGCATGAGCAGTTTATACTACGCATTAGTAAATGGTAAACGTGTACCAGATATTAATATTGAAAATGTTCAAGAGTTAAACCATTATTGGGAAGATGTACGTATGTATTACCAACCATTTGAAAGTGGCTTGAACGTTCCTCAAACAGAAGTATACATGCATGAAATGCCAGGTGGACAATATTCTAACTTGCAACAACAAGCAAAAGCGGTTGGCTTAGGCGATCGTTGGGATGAAATTAAGAAAATGTACCATACAGTGAATATGATGTTTGGTGACATCGTAAAAGTAACGCCTTCTTCTAAAGTAGTAGGCGATATGGCGTTATTCATGGTTCAAAATGATCTAACAGAAGAAGATGTGTATGAACGTGGTGAGTCAATTAGCTTCCCAGAATCAGTGATTACTTTCTTCCAAGGAGAATTAGGACAACCAACTGGTGGATTCCCTGAGAAATTACAAAAAATTATCATCAAAGACCGTCCAGCATATACAGAGCGTCCAGGTGCTTTGGCAAAACCAGTTGATTTTGAAGAAGTTAAAGCAGAGTTAGCTGAATTAATCGGTTATGAACCACAGCATGATGAAGTATTAAGCTACTTGATGTATCCAGAAATTTTCTTAGCTTATCGTAAAGCGTATGATCAATTTGCTGATATTAAAGTATTGGATACACCAACATTCTTTAATGGGATGCGTCCAGGTGAAAAAATCAATGTTGAAATCGAAAAAGGTAAAAACTTGATTATTCGCTTAGATGAAATTGGCGATGCGGATATTGAAGGAAACCGTACATTATTCTTTAACTTGAACGGCCAACGTCGTGAAATTACAGTGAAAGATACCTCAATTAAGAGCACTGTTGTTGCTAAGCGTAAAGCTGAACCAACAAACAAAGAACAAATTGGTGCAACAATGTCTGGATCTGTTTTACAAGTTTTAGTGAAAAAAGGTGACCAAGTAAAACGTGGCGACACATTGTTAGTTACAGAAGCAATGAAGATGGAAACATCCATTGAAGCACGTTTTGACGGAACAGTTGATCACGTATATGTTACAGAAGGTGAACCAATTTCATCAGGAGATTTATTAATCGAAGTAGCAGAAAAATAA
- a CDS encoding FtsW/RodA/SpoVE family cell cycle protein, which produces MPKDIKKRHLLDLGILIPYLILSVVGLMMVYSTTTYVMLESGQSTTRQALLQFAFWLLSLFTIFVIYKMKTDFLKNKKLLQIVMIIVTLSLFVVFLFDKEATNGAYGWIKLGSLGTIQPVEFLKLIVIWFLATNLAQRQHMIHEDFFASVKGLLMIIGLQIVVIMCYPDFGNAAVIVLLVMIMLLSSGVNYLYTLYTGIIGIVGSFLTVTLVNLVGKYFLPAHVISRFAIFRDPFGDEFGKGHQLIHGYYAMFNGGLLGRGLGNSIQKKGFLKFAHTDFAFSIVVEELGLIVAIIILGLLFYMIARIILIGIRSNDAFNSMMCIGIGSLFLISVFINLGGITGIIPLTGITFPFISQGGSSLLVFSICIGFVLNISADEKKKSYQLNY; this is translated from the coding sequence TTGCCTAAAGATATAAAAAAACGGCACCTGTTAGACTTAGGTATCCTGATCCCGTATCTTATTTTGAGCGTTGTTGGGCTAATGATGGTTTATAGTACTACAACGTATGTTATGCTAGAAAGTGGACAGAGTACAACCCGTCAAGCATTATTACAATTTGCTTTTTGGCTGTTAAGTTTATTTACGATTTTTGTTATTTACAAGATGAAGACAGATTTTTTAAAAAATAAGAAATTGTTACAAATCGTGATGATTATTGTCACCCTTTCGTTATTTGTGGTTTTTTTATTTGATAAAGAAGCAACAAATGGAGCGTATGGATGGATTAAACTGGGAAGTCTAGGAACCATTCAGCCGGTAGAATTTCTGAAATTGATCGTGATATGGTTTTTAGCTACCAATCTAGCACAACGTCAACATATGATTCATGAAGATTTTTTTGCCAGTGTCAAAGGTTTGTTAATGATTATTGGACTTCAAATTGTTGTCATCATGTGTTATCCCGATTTTGGGAACGCAGCAGTTATTGTTTTGTTAGTGATGATTATGTTGTTAAGTAGTGGGGTTAATTACCTCTATACATTATATACTGGCATTATTGGGATAGTGGGTAGTTTTTTGACTGTCACTTTAGTTAATCTTGTCGGGAAATATTTTTTACCAGCACACGTTATATCCCGCTTTGCGATTTTTCGCGATCCATTCGGTGATGAATTTGGGAAAGGTCACCAACTAATTCATGGCTATTACGCGATGTTTAATGGTGGACTATTAGGTCGTGGTTTAGGTAATAGTATTCAAAAAAAAGGATTCCTTAAATTTGCCCATACCGATTTTGCATTTTCAATAGTGGTGGAAGAATTAGGACTAATCGTGGCAATCATTATTTTAGGTTTATTATTTTATATGATTGCACGTATCATATTAATTGGCATTCGTTCAAATGATGCGTTCAATTCGATGATGTGTATCGGAATTGGCTCATTGTTTTTAATTTCAGTATTTATCAACCTAGGTGGAATTACGGGTATTATTCCTTTAACCGGAATTACGTTCCCGTTTATCAGTCAGGGTGGTTCCAGTTTACTGGTATTTTCTATCTGTATTGGTTTTGTACTGAATATTAGTGCGGATGAAAAGAAAAAAAGCTATCAATTAAATTATTGA
- a CDS encoding UPF0223 family protein, which yields MREYQYPLNLDWTTDEMVLVMNMWDALEQAYEKGIPTEKFLKTHQAFKTVVRSIGEERRLGREFEELSGYSLYRTVQEAKNNSTGKLKMKG from the coding sequence ATGAGAGAGTATCAATATCCTTTAAATTTAGACTGGACAACAGATGAAATGGTGCTAGTCATGAACATGTGGGATGCATTAGAACAAGCTTATGAAAAAGGTATACCTACAGAAAAATTTTTGAAAACACATCAAGCATTTAAAACAGTCGTTCGTAGCATTGGTGAAGAACGTCGCTTAGGTAGAGAATTTGAAGAGTTATCTGGTTATTCGTTGTATCGAACAGTACAAGAAGCGAAAAATAATTCTACTGGTAAGTTGAAAATGAAAGGATAA
- a CDS encoding DUF5052 family protein, which translates to MKKKTLIISMVLSMMFLAGCQDIKMWFKGFEESFKGLEMVIQTYDEQSQLIDKITGKSVLIERDTTFDTNAETADSSVIQITIGNKEMHHVGSSMIIAEKGLENVFDKYAETVDAQTIQRGVPVINSLVNDFKNSFSGKEKVVLIRSQNGTPLATYGGNNVSLYKTDVPKSTGLLIDGQYLFVYRCDYTIYDRALLE; encoded by the coding sequence ATGAAGAAAAAAACACTAATTATCTCAATGGTCTTATCGATGATGTTTCTTGCTGGTTGTCAAGATATTAAAATGTGGTTTAAAGGATTTGAGGAAAGTTTTAAAGGGCTTGAAATGGTTATTCAGACATATGATGAACAAAGTCAATTAATTGATAAAATTACTGGGAAATCCGTCTTAATTGAACGCGATACAACCTTTGATACAAATGCAGAGACAGCGGATTCTTCAGTTATCCAAATTACGATTGGCAATAAAGAAATGCATCATGTCGGTTCATCAATGATTATTGCTGAAAAAGGATTAGAAAATGTTTTTGATAAGTATGCGGAAACGGTCGATGCTCAAACTATTCAACGAGGTGTACCAGTCATTAATTCATTAGTTAATGACTTTAAAAATTCTTTTTCAGGTAAAGAAAAAGTTGTGTTAATTCGTAGCCAAAACGGGACACCGCTTGCTACTTATGGTGGAAATAATGTCTCGTTATACAAAACAGACGTGCCAAAGAGTACGGGATTATTGATTGATGGACAATATTTATTTGTTTATCGTTGTGATTACACGATTTATGATAGAGCATTGTTGGAATAA
- a CDS encoding inositol monophosphatase family protein codes for MQILISEIKHWMTEAGEMIKTALLANQLTVDTKTDRKDLVTNVDKMTQDYFVKKIVAFDPQARILGEENGQDHLDKWSGRVFIIDPVDGTMNFVLERENFCIMLAVYEEGQGILGFIYDVMKGQLLWGGRDIGVFLNEERVPQPADIPLSEGLLGMNAAMYARNSHNAQIMGDRSMGVRMSGCAGLELMGMVLGRRVGYVSNLAPWDYAAGGVLIEALGMKMSHITGRKLKLDGRERFLAGTPHAYEEMLVLSQQANN; via the coding sequence ATGCAAATATTAATTAGTGAAATCAAGCACTGGATGACTGAAGCAGGTGAAATGATTAAAACCGCACTTTTGGCTAATCAATTAACAGTTGATACTAAAACGGATCGCAAAGATTTAGTCACCAATGTTGACAAAATGACACAAGATTATTTTGTGAAAAAAATTGTTGCTTTTGATCCACAAGCTAGAATTTTAGGCGAAGAGAATGGACAAGATCATTTGGACAAATGGAGTGGTCGTGTATTCATTATTGATCCGGTTGATGGTACAATGAATTTTGTATTAGAACGCGAAAATTTTTGTATCATGCTAGCAGTTTATGAAGAAGGTCAAGGTATATTAGGATTTATTTATGACGTGATGAAAGGACAACTTTTATGGGGTGGTCGTGACATCGGAGTATTCTTAAATGAAGAACGCGTTCCTCAACCAGCAGATATTCCTTTAAGTGAAGGCTTATTGGGCATGAATGCTGCAATGTATGCCCGAAATAGTCATAATGCACAAATTATGGGAGATCGTTCGATGGGCGTTCGTATGTCTGGGTGTGCTGGATTAGAATTAATGGGGATGGTGTTAGGCCGTCGCGTTGGTTATGTTTCAAATCTTGCTCCTTGGGATTATGCAGCCGGTGGTGTCTTAATTGAAGCCTTAGGGATGAAAATGAGCCATATCACTGGTCGAAAATTAAAATTAGATGGTCGTGAGCGTTTCTTAGCAGGAACTCCTCACGCATACGAAGAAATGTTAGTATTATCACAACAAGCGAATAATTAA
- the typA gene encoding translational GTPase TypA, translating into MKHRDDIRNVAIIAHVDHGKTTLVDELLKQSDTLDARTQLQERAMDSNAIEKERGITILAKNTAVDYKGTRINIMDTPGHADFGGEVERIMKMVDGVVLVVDAYEGTMPQTRFVLKKALEQRVTPIVVVNKIDKPSARPEHVVDEVLELFIELGADDDQLDFPVIYASALNGTSSLSDDPADQEKTMAPIFDTILENIPAPVDNSDEPLQFQVSLLDYNDYVGRIGIGRVFRGRIKVGDSVALMKLDGSVKQFRVTKLFGFFGLQKVEIQEAQAGDLIAVSGMEDIFVGETVTPASHQDALPILHIDEPTLQMTFLVNNSPFAGREGKYITSRKIEERLMSELQTDVSLRVEPLGPDSWTVSGRGELHLSILIENMRREGYELQVSRPEVIEREIDGVKCEPFERVQIDTPEEYMGSVIESLGTRKAEMQDMINTGNGQVRLVFLAPARGLIGYTNEFLSMTRGYGIMNHTFDQYLPMIPTQIGGRHHGALVSIDTGKATTYSIMSIEERGTVFVEPTTEVYEGMIVGENSRDNDLTVNITKAKQMTNVRSANKDQTSVIKKPRILSLEESLEFLNDDEYCEVTPESIRLRKQILNKNEREKAAKKKKKAE; encoded by the coding sequence TTGAAACATAGAGATGATATTAGAAACGTAGCTATTATTGCCCACGTCGACCACGGTAAAACAACATTAGTAGATGAATTATTAAAACAATCCGATACATTGGATGCGCGTACACAATTACAAGAACGTGCAATGGACTCTAATGCCATTGAAAAAGAACGCGGAATTACAATCTTAGCAAAAAATACTGCTGTAGATTACAAAGGAACTCGTATCAACATCATGGATACTCCTGGACACGCGGACTTCGGTGGAGAAGTTGAACGTATCATGAAAATGGTAGACGGTGTAGTATTAGTCGTAGATGCTTACGAAGGAACAATGCCTCAAACACGTTTCGTATTGAAAAAAGCTTTGGAACAACGCGTAACACCAATCGTTGTTGTAAATAAAATTGACAAACCTTCTGCTCGTCCAGAACACGTTGTTGATGAAGTATTAGAATTATTTATTGAATTAGGTGCAGATGATGATCAATTAGATTTCCCAGTTATTTATGCATCAGCATTAAACGGAACATCTAGCTTATCAGATGATCCAGCAGATCAAGAAAAAACAATGGCACCAATTTTTGATACTATCTTAGAAAACATTCCTGCTCCAGTTGATAATAGCGATGAACCATTACAATTCCAAGTATCTTTATTAGATTACAATGATTACGTAGGACGTATTGGTATTGGTCGTGTCTTCCGTGGAAGAATTAAAGTTGGCGACAGTGTAGCCTTAATGAAATTAGACGGTTCTGTTAAACAATTCCGTGTAACAAAATTATTTGGTTTCTTCGGTTTACAAAAAGTCGAAATTCAAGAAGCGCAAGCGGGTGACTTAATTGCTGTTTCTGGTATGGAAGATATCTTTGTAGGAGAAACAGTAACACCTGCAAGCCATCAAGATGCGTTACCAATTCTGCATATTGATGAGCCAACGTTACAAATGACATTCTTAGTAAATAACTCTCCTTTTGCTGGTCGTGAAGGTAAATATATCACTTCTCGTAAAATTGAAGAACGTTTAATGTCAGAATTACAAACAGATGTATCTTTACGTGTTGAACCACTTGGACCTGATTCATGGACAGTTTCTGGTCGTGGTGAATTGCATTTATCAATTTTAATTGAAAATATGCGACGCGAAGGCTATGAATTACAAGTATCACGCCCTGAAGTTATCGAACGTGAAATTGACGGTGTGAAATGTGAACCTTTTGAACGTGTACAAATTGACACACCAGAAGAATATATGGGTTCAGTTATCGAATCTTTAGGTACACGTAAAGCAGAAATGCAAGATATGATTAATACAGGAAATGGTCAAGTAAGACTTGTCTTCTTGGCACCAGCTCGTGGATTAATCGGTTATACAAATGAATTCTTATCAATGACACGTGGCTATGGAATTATGAACCACACATTCGATCAATACTTACCAATGATTCCAACACAAATTGGTGGTCGTCACCACGGTGCGTTAGTTTCTATTGATACAGGTAAAGCGACAACTTACTCTATTATGAGTATTGAAGAACGTGGAACAGTTTTTGTAGAACCAACAACAGAAGTATATGAAGGTATGATTGTTGGGGAGAATTCTCGTGATAACGACTTAACAGTTAATATTACAAAAGCAAAACAAATGACTAACGTGCGTTCGGCTAATAAAGACCAAACGTCAGTTATCAAAAAACCACGTATTTTATCTTTAGAAGAGTCTTTAGAATTTTTAAATGACGATGAGTACTGTGAAGTAACGCCAGAAAGCATTCGTTTACGTAAACAAATCTTAAACAAAAACGAACGTGAAAAAGCAGCGAAGAAAAAGAAAAAAGCTGAATAA
- a CDS encoding YlaN family protein — MGSISPELALDLLVQEADRIRMLIRNQKNSLCISQCKAFEEVVDTQMYGLSRQVTFAIRLGIVANEVGQQLLSDLEKDLNQLYNEVYEETRANEIGKEV, encoded by the coding sequence ATGGGATCTATTTCTCCAGAACTAGCATTAGATCTTCTTGTACAAGAAGCAGATCGTATTCGTATGTTAATTCGCAATCAAAAAAATAGCTTATGTATTTCTCAATGTAAGGCTTTTGAAGAAGTTGTAGATACTCAAATGTATGGTTTGTCAAGGCAGGTTACATTCGCTATTCGTTTAGGAATTGTCGCAAATGAAGTAGGTCAACAATTATTAAGTGATTTAGAAAAAGACTTGAATCAACTATACAATGAAGTATACGAGGAAACACGGGCAAACGAAATAGGCAAGGAGGTTTAG